TTTTTTGGACCAATTGATAATTAGTCTTCCTCTAATTTAGTATATCACTAAAATTGCAATATATCATGTATCTCATTTTCATACATACAAAATAGAAATccagttttttcttttcctttttaatatccTCTCTGGCACGATATTGCTACATCTGTTAGCAAATATGGAATACAACTCAATGTGAAATGGTTGGGAGCCAGTTTTAAAATGATCCCATTATCTATGCTCTTGGCCACTGTGGACTCACTACCTGCAACAGTCAAATCAAAACATGaaattctatttctattttttgatGAACACTGTATCATGATGAGCATGCCTCGCAGGCATTAAAGAAtaatcatctaaaaaaaaagcatgtgaTCCTCTGTCGTTCTCtaaaacaagttaaaaatcCAGGAAACGAATCAATGAGATCCGTGTTCCTTAAATTGACCACATTGATCCACAAACGTAAAAAATGCTCAGATTAAATATATCATGGTATTAGTCCCCGCACCCGCAATAGTTTCCATACATTGATCGTAATATGTAAATTGCTAACCTCAAGTGTGCTAAAGATTAATCGCATTCTGCTAGCAACAACTGACGGTTTCTCAGCCTGACCCATCACAGCCGTCTGTTCTAACTGAAGAGTCTTTACAGGAAGCcttcaataaaaacatagtaAGCAATACTGTGATGTCTAGTAGGCTATCGTTTACTTGTAAACTTGATGCAAATCCGCTAGATTAGAGAACGATTCTGGTagataatattctttttttttttgggggggtggGGGTGCAATACTAGAAGCatatcaagaaaagaaaagatgcaAGGATGGCATCTCACCAAGCCATTCCCTTCATAAAATATGCATTTGCTATAAGGGCACAAAAGCCTTTCCACTGAAGTCTAACTTCATCTGACACTGGAGGTGTAGATGACCATCTAACAATAGTTGGTTGGGGTGTACACAAGATGGTGATGAATATAATGCTTAACCAGAGAATGCATTCATCAACCTGCATGACAGCATAGAACAAAGCAACTGACATCTAGCAGAATTGACCAACAAAATAAAGTAAACGTTATTGATGATGATGCAGGTGATACTAACTTGGTGTGATCACACATCATACTGTTCATAGAGGAGAGAGGCTGTTCCACAGAAGTGGAAAGTCTCATTGTTATTGATTGATTAATATGATCAATAATAAAAGGGGAACGTGTATTTTAGGAAGCATGGAAACATCTAATTAACAGGAACTAGAGCTGACAGCTAAGATGGTACCATTCAATTACAACTAAAGTGAGTAAACAAACTAATAAGCTAACTAACAACTATCAGTGGTATAACTACTGTTACTGTTTGCTTCTATAATGCTAAGGATTCAAACGTTCCTTGAGACACGAGCCTCTTTATATAGAGGCAAGCCTGCCTTTATGAATCTGGTGGACAGAAGGGAGAAAATCAACTCCCATCCTTTACACAAACAAGCTCTAACAATTTACAATCTTCTTAAGGCTGATTCTTTAAAGAAGTTATCGTGATAATCATGATTCATGACTTAGAATTAGCTGGTTTAAAACCAAACTAGAACTGACCTCCTCTGAGATTATCTTAGATTTTAAGCTTGTGCTTCCACCATAACTTTGCATTACATCAATTTCGATCCCAGAGTTCTTCATATCCATAAGTTCTTTCCTTAATCCTTCATCGGTGCATCCTAGTGCATATGCATTTACCCCGGCAGTGATGAACTCCTGAAAGTGAAAACACACAACGCTATCTGGTAATTGGGACATAAAGAATTGAAAGAACCAATAAAGGGTGCAAAGGAAGCATGTGAATGGAAATACTTTTAGATTGTCGGCTCCACCACGATCAATGAAGTTCCTGTATCGCCTGAACAAGCTGATGGCTATGTTGCGGGAAGAACGATACTCATCATCAGATGAAATGGAATCCTGTAACCCACACTGTAGCAAGGGAGAAAAAGCATATGAATCAGCAAGAGCAATGATAATTGATAAATCAACTAAACTAGACACAAGTCAATGATCCAGCAAGCACAGTTACCAGCCATTTATGTGTGGCGACATGATGGAATAGATGAAGGCTCTTTTGTAGCTTATCACATTTCCCAGAGGAGGAACTATGAAACAATATATTACTACAAGGAGTGCCAAAAGGTTTAGGATTACAATTCACCAAATTAGCATTATTATTGATCTTGCATGGATATGCTTGTTGAGCAGAAGCTGAATCTTGGTGTAAATGACACTTCAGAATAGCTCTAGGAGCATACACCGTTAGCATGTTTGAACCATTATATTGTATTGATCCCTTCAAAATaagcaataaaaaaagtaaataaatgaaaataagagaAGAGGAAAGGAAGGGGGTTGGAGGGGGCAAGCAGAGTGATACCTGGTGAAGGTATATTAAGCTTAGCTGATAcacaaaatagaaatagaaaatgagaaaagtaTCTCTGAAACGGGGCTTCATTGGAGCCACGAATTATATGAATGGTTTCCTGCTACCAACGAtcgctttcaagtttcaactctTAATATCATAAATCCCTGGCTGTGTTTCCCTGCGCAACAGACAACACTTACgttataatataaaactttttttacattatcgtccgattataaaaaaaaaaacttgttaattTCAGTAActtgtttatatattattttcctgGCCAAGTTGATAATGCATGATTGAtgctataataatttatcaaattaataataatattaagagttttttaaagaataaataatatgtgACAATATAAAGGCTTCCTTAATCCAATCACAACCTGTTGATctttatgataattttgttaACACAAAAAATTTGGGCTCATTTTGAAAAGTTGTTGTGCATAAGAATAGGAAACACAACTCATAAACAACTCCAACATCCTACAATTTAGGAGTTATGACCACTTAAAGCAGATGATCAGCCGTCAAATGGACTGCTACTGAGCCGATCAGACAACTTTGAGCTCGTGAACGTGggaaaacactgaaaatgatttgaaatatgaaaaaaataaggacAACGAAAAGAGATACAAAATTGTCTTTTTGGGTAGCAATAACCACTTggttaaaatacataaatcgATATCATCTGTCCCAAATATTGTTGGTAGacattgaaattatttatgaaagtaAAGTATCTATCAAACTCAAAGAgaagttaaattttattgatacaAGTCTAATTACATTTTATGGTATTGAATGTTGAATGTTATAGATACGAGCAAAAAATATGAGGaataaaaatgagaatattaaaatagatgtgtaactataaaataaatctaAGATACAAAACGATCCTATATAAAAAGATATTAGTGTTACATATATAGGGAGAAAAATATGATAGAAacttaaataagtaattttaacaaaaaaaattactgaaatcactaataaaaataatatattgcatgatttttattcatgtaaaaaggagaagaaattgaCTAAGAAAGATATCAAAAGAAATTCTTAAGAAATATCTTAgagtaaaatataaatcatattttgaagatttaatttttaattgagatgaATGAACTCCTATAATCTAGCCAACCTTAGTAATATAAggctttttttattgttgtttcaaaaatgatttgtttttgaaataaaacAATACAATCAAATATGTCCATCATTGGAAAGTCGAGCAATAGTAGGTAGATGCTTTTctttctaaatacccactttttagtttttaaacttaaataacattttagCTCCTATAAAATagagaattttgtattttaattttttaaagatttttgttttaattttagtttttttaaaaagtttttcttgtttttattttagttttgttaACTTATAAAGTTAAGTGATGATGTCACGTTACTAAAGAGTATGAAAGAGTAATTATGTATAATTTGctttgataaattatattttaaatccttatttattaaaaaaattaataacatcgGAATAATTAACATTGTTACTTGccataaagattaaaatattttttaaaaatctttaaagaataaaaaataataataatattttataaggacGTAAAAGTTATTTAGgcttaattttcaatatttttttatactaaattgAGAGCTACCAACCACACCACTGCTTCCTTCGaacttttgttataaaaaaccTTTTCAAGTCCGTTCCCACAGTTTTTGCTTTCCTTCTCTTTCATGACAAGAGCATGTCACCAACCTCATTGCTTTCCTTTTTAGTGTGAAATTGCTACTGTATCCGAAGAATTATTACCCTAATTATCAAAAGTTTGTGATTAGCAATGCAAATTTCGgacattattaataatattttttttatttttaaaattataaaaatattatatttaaaaatcaaattttcagaaatattatgtctaaaaatattattctcatatttttttatgagaatcaatgttaattgttattttgttagtaaaaagaatttaaacttaagatctttttattttttcttcttctttcaatcACAAAGTCAACCATATATGAGCATCTTTAgttaacaattaataattttataaaagattaaatatatttaattaaaaattaaaaaaaggaattaaattacttcaatataattttgataattattacataatttttataatttaatataaaatgtgattttatttatcaaactattgaattatatttacatattattaaaatgtattaaattctgttaaaattaaataataataaaaaataatcaaatgatgtttattttaatatattttgaaatctttatatattatgttaattttaatttatacgaagaagatatcaaataattttggattaatataaaattttatatatgtgatttatgtgAAATAAACTTTTAATCAAAAGGAcacaagttataaaataatataataatggttaaaattataccaatataatttgatctttcttcatataaaaacttaaaataatgaaagagaataaatatgattataatttataaaaaataaattgcattCAATAAAAGACATACAAAAGATTCTGGTATTTTAACCTCCATTCCCAAGTTAATTGGTACCGACAATTTGAATTGTACGAGTTAGTGAAAAGGGATTGGGAAGTGTTGCTACCACTCACTAACGATGTGGTATTATCGATTTGGGAAGTCATAtttattctttatcttttatttaaaaagtatatcTCTTCTCTTTATATTTATGTCCAAGTCCAACAGATAAGCGTTTCTCTTGTTTTGTTTCACAGTCTGCAGAGTGCAGAGCCTTCTCTCCTCTATTTTGGCTTCCAACCTTTTTGCTCCATTCATTCTCAACAACAAACCAATCTCTGTCAGTGCTCTCTCTACCCTTGCATTTTTCCATCTCAATAATATATCATATTGATCCCTTTATTTAGTTACTGACTTTCTGATTATCTGCAAAATTGATAATTAGATCTAGAAATATTATAGAGATGTGTTTTTTTCTGTCGTTCTCGGTACGTGGTTGCTGATAAACTacctcattttattattatatgattgaTTCTTCACTTGTTGATTCAATTTCTCAGTTCTGCAAAATGTCATAGGTGGAGATTTTCATGAAACGTTCAAatgtttcattttagttttatttcctTGTGCAAGCGATCACATCTAGCTAGTTGCAATTAAGCCTTGTTTTTGTCTCTGCCAGCAATGCCACCAAATATCTTGTTTCAGTTTTCACATGGAAATTTTGGCCAATTTCTTGGTTAGGGAGAGTAACGTACTGTTTTGTACCACAATAGGCATATTTCCCATAGAAGGAATGGCATGAAATCCTGTGACCCCTATCACTGTGGTGTGtcaataacattttaatttattcttcagATATTTTGCTTAGACAATGAGGGGGAGCTTGTGGCAACTTGGGCAATCGATCACTCGCCGTCTTGCCCATGGAGATAAGAAGGCTGTTGCTCGCCGATGTTTTGC
This region of Glycine max cultivar Williams 82 chromosome 7, Glycine_max_v4.0, whole genome shotgun sequence genomic DNA includes:
- the LOC100777136 gene encoding uncharacterized protein; translated protein: MKPRFRDTFLIFYFYFVYQLSLIYLHQGSIQYNGSNMLTVYAPRAILKCHLHQDSASAQQAYPCKINNNANLVNCNPKPFGTPCSNILFHSSSSGKCDKLQKSLHLFHHVATHKWLCGLQDSISSDDEYRSSRNIAISLFRRYRNFIDRGGADNLKEFITAGVNAYALGCTDEGLRKELMDMKNSGIEIDVMQSYGGSTSLKSKIISEEVDECILWLSIIFITILCTPQPTIVRWSSTPPVSDEVRLQWKGFCALIANAYFMKGMAWLPVKTLQLEQTAVMGQAEKPSVVASRMRLIFSTLEVVSPQWPRA